From the genome of Muricauda sp. SCSIO 64092, one region includes:
- a CDS encoding TolC family protein gives MNIRIVCAIGVCMCFGKSFSQSNTMDGLLDQIAQNNTELSAFRFYMEGQQLRNSSDNNLPDLQLLGYYLPFGEHQSGDYSEFEISQSFEFPTVYAARSKWNDLKANQLETSYTKKRQELLLKAKEGLINLFVLQKQKSIETQRKIQSKKVYEQTQELFNKEQIGILDLNKAKVAWLQEQFVLDRLNLDIHTQITYLQALNGGQPLEVDQLQLDNPMQLETLETIWSEKLVNDPKLLELSANEAASLQYVTLEKNKVLPNITLGYNYQGVMGDNFSGVYGGLSIPLWSSRNKVKAAQANHKYQKSTSQVAKSVLYTQFQRDYDQYRLLFDKYNEYQGTMAHLNSEELLFKAYHLGEYSFLEYYMEVQFYRNAMDEMLQMEKQLQLLQAQLLLHQL, from the coding sequence ATGAACATAAGGATAGTATGCGCCATTGGCGTGTGCATGTGCTTTGGCAAGAGCTTTTCCCAATCCAATACGATGGATGGACTACTTGACCAAATTGCACAGAACAATACCGAGTTAAGTGCCTTTAGATTCTACATGGAAGGACAGCAGCTTCGGAATAGCAGTGATAATAATCTACCTGATTTGCAGCTTTTGGGCTACTACCTGCCCTTTGGCGAGCATCAATCGGGAGATTACTCGGAGTTCGAAATCTCCCAGTCTTTTGAGTTTCCAACGGTCTATGCAGCACGTTCCAAATGGAACGACCTAAAGGCAAACCAGTTGGAAACGTCCTATACCAAAAAGCGTCAAGAGCTGCTTTTAAAGGCTAAAGAGGGATTGATCAATCTCTTTGTGCTTCAAAAGCAAAAAAGCATTGAAACCCAGAGGAAAATTCAAAGTAAGAAGGTATATGAGCAGACACAGGAGCTGTTCAACAAAGAGCAGATAGGGATTTTGGATTTGAACAAAGCCAAAGTAGCTTGGTTACAAGAGCAGTTTGTATTGGATAGGTTGAATTTGGATATCCATACCCAAATTACATATTTACAGGCCCTGAATGGAGGCCAACCCCTTGAGGTTGATCAACTGCAATTGGACAATCCCATGCAATTGGAAACTTTGGAAACTATTTGGAGCGAGAAATTGGTCAATGACCCAAAGCTTTTGGAACTCTCGGCTAACGAAGCGGCTTCCCTCCAGTATGTAACATTGGAGAAAAATAAGGTTTTGCCCAATATCACCCTGGGTTACAATTACCAGGGGGTTATGGGGGACAACTTTTCCGGGGTATACGGCGGCCTTTCCATCCCCTTATGGAGTAGCCGTAACAAGGTCAAGGCTGCACAGGCCAACCACAAATACCAAAAGTCCACCTCACAAGTGGCAAAATCAGTCCTGTACACCCAATTCCAGCGGGATTATGATCAGTACCGGCTACTTTTCGATAAATACAACGAATATCAAGGGACCATGGCCCACCTGAATAGTGAAGAACTGCTGTTCAAGGCTTACCATCTGGGAGAATATTCCTTTCTGGAATACTATATGGAGGTTCAGTTTTATCGAAATGCAATGGACGAAATGCTACAAATGGAAAAGCAATTGCAGTTGCTACAAGCACAATTATTACTACATCAGTTATAA
- a CDS encoding efflux RND transporter periplasmic adaptor subunit — MKRYLIIVLALALAVLACKQNTEPGHAHNPDGSHIGDETPRLDYTIWTGKTELFVKFPALIVGQPSKFAAHFTVMDKHQPVKEGSVTVSLIKEGKGIRTSVDTPSSPGIFSPVLKPKEAGLQQLVFELSTPQYTDRIVIENVMVYSSMEEAKKAIAPFGEEPPISFLKGQAWKINFQTAPVVKGKVYDVVHTSGVWQPAQGSVKTMVATTNGTVTMPATNITEGMEVKRGQLLMGVSSQGLVSDNLSAQITKAKANFDQAIAEYNRKKELYESKIIPKSEFEKVENSYAIAKAEYQSLSINVSGGNKQIRAPFNGFVKSLKVSNGEYVEQGMPMVSIGSHQSKILKSQLAPSQALTTENIKELWYQSESGQWRDLADSGGEILSVSKDVEHNNPLISIYAKVNDVIGLPDGSLTQVQIALGDGKQATLVPESALLEDYGSYSVIVQLSGESFERRPISIGKRNGKSVEVRNGLQVGEVVVTSGAYQVKMASMSGSTPAHGHEH; from the coding sequence ATGAAACGATATTTGATAATTGTGCTTGCCCTTGCCCTTGCCGTATTGGCCTGTAAGCAAAACACGGAACCCGGACATGCCCATAATCCCGATGGAAGCCATATCGGTGATGAGACACCAAGGTTGGATTATACCATTTGGACGGGCAAGACCGAACTTTTTGTGAAATTTCCTGCACTAATTGTTGGGCAACCAAGCAAATTCGCCGCTCATTTTACGGTAATGGACAAACACCAGCCAGTAAAAGAGGGTTCAGTGACCGTAAGTTTGATAAAGGAGGGAAAGGGTATCCGTACCTCAGTTGACACCCCTTCATCACCAGGAATCTTTTCTCCCGTTCTGAAACCCAAGGAAGCCGGGTTACAACAATTGGTATTTGAGCTTTCCACGCCGCAGTATACCGATAGGATTGTGATTGAAAATGTGATGGTGTATTCGAGTATGGAGGAGGCCAAGAAAGCTATTGCCCCATTTGGGGAAGAACCCCCCATTTCCTTTTTAAAGGGGCAGGCATGGAAAATAAACTTCCAAACGGCGCCTGTGGTGAAAGGTAAGGTGTATGATGTGGTGCACACTTCAGGGGTTTGGCAACCTGCACAGGGTTCGGTCAAGACCATGGTTGCAACAACCAATGGTACGGTGACCATGCCAGCTACCAACATTACGGAGGGAATGGAAGTGAAACGGGGGCAATTGCTAATGGGGGTAAGTAGCCAAGGGTTGGTGTCCGATAATTTGAGCGCTCAGATAACCAAAGCAAAAGCCAATTTTGACCAAGCCATAGCAGAATACAATAGAAAAAAGGAGCTTTACGAAAGTAAGATCATCCCCAAGTCAGAGTTTGAAAAGGTAGAAAACAGTTACGCCATTGCTAAAGCTGAGTATCAGAGCCTGTCCATAAATGTATCCGGTGGCAACAAACAGATAAGGGCACCCTTTAACGGGTTTGTGAAATCCTTGAAGGTCTCCAATGGTGAATATGTTGAACAGGGTATGCCCATGGTCAGCATTGGTTCCCATCAATCCAAAATCCTCAAATCCCAATTGGCACCAAGTCAAGCTCTCACGACTGAAAATATAAAAGAGTTGTGGTATCAATCCGAAAGTGGGCAATGGAGGGACCTAGCGGACTCCGGTGGGGAAATCCTTTCTGTTTCCAAAGATGTTGAGCATAACAATCCGCTTATTTCAATTTATGCCAAGGTAAATGATGTGATCGGATTGCCCGATGGCAGCCTGACCCAAGTTCAGATTGCCCTGGGCGATGGAAAACAAGCCACATTGGTACCGGAATCGGCCTTGTTGGAAGACTATGGTAGCTATTCCGTAATCGTACAGCTCTCCGGAGAAAGCTTTGAAAGACGTCCCATCAGCATTGGGAAACGGAATGGTAAAAGCGTGGAGGTACGCAATGGATTGCAGGTAGGCGAGGTTGTGGTTACCTCGGGTGCATATCAAGTCAAAATGGCGTCCATGTCAGGTTCAACCCCTGCACATGGACACGAACACTAG
- a CDS encoding efflux RND transporter permease subunit: MLNKILNISLKNRLFILLGAAVLSMLGVYHTRTMNIDVFPDLTAPTVTILTEAHGMESEEVEKLVTYPLETALNGSPNVRRIRSSSAAGISIVWIEFEWGTDIYRARQVVSERIPMVRENLPEGVGTPTMAPISSIMGEIMLLAVTSDSLSPMDLRTLSDWTIRPRLKAISGIANVVVIGGEYKQYQVFANPEKLKYYNIGLSELADHVREANVNAPGGIINQYGNQYVIKGSGRAYSLEDLEEAVVKEINGKSVKIKDVATVQVGPSDKIGDGSLNGNPSVILTLSKQPDVNTLKLTGQLDVAIEDLQKTLPKGVEIKSHIFRQADFIKASIGNLNQTLLEGAFFVVIVLLVFFMNWRTTVISLLAIPISLLVSTIILKWLGHTINTMSLGGMAIAIGVLVDDAIIDVENVYKRLRENVRRPKDERQSMIKVVRDASIEIRSSIIIATLIIIVSFVPLFFLSGMEGRLLKPLGIAFVTSVLTSLVVAVTVTPVLCSYLLDNEKLLNKQAGGTKVEQWLQKHYANLLGKAIKIPKTIIAVTVLVFVLSLALATQLGRSFLPEFNEGSLVISVVGPPGMSLEESNKTGKQVENLLLEMPEVSVVTRRTGRAELDEHAQGVNAAEIDAPFVLEGKTKEEFFEEVRNKLGVVPGVNITLGQPIAHRIDHMLSGTRANIAIKIFGPDLQRLFELGKQIEQNIRVIDGLADVAVDQQIEVPQIRIRPKRQILAAYGMTIGNLMEQIDIAYAGEIVGSIYEGQRYFDLVVRYEKPFRDNIEKIKNTLIHLPNKGQTVLGELATISSVSSPNSIGREDVQRKIVVAANVQGRDLRGAVNEIEEVVNTSTRLPEGYRIQYGGQFESESKASQLLLITSLLAIGAIFLLLYYEFKNVRLAFVVLLNLPLALIGGILIVFFTSGIVSIAAKIGFISLFGIATRNGILLVSRYEDLYAEGKTGLDLIRVGALDRLNPILMTAFTTGLALIPLALKGGQPGSEIQSPMAVVILGGLISATVLNLMVIPCIYMITINRAEN, translated from the coding sequence ATGCTCAATAAAATATTGAATATTTCCCTTAAGAATAGATTGTTCATTCTATTGGGGGCAGCAGTACTGAGTATGCTGGGGGTGTATCACACAAGGACGATGAACATTGATGTTTTCCCTGATTTGACAGCCCCCACGGTGACCATTTTGACCGAAGCCCACGGTATGGAATCCGAAGAAGTGGAAAAATTGGTGACCTATCCGTTGGAAACCGCCTTGAACGGTTCACCAAACGTTAGGCGTATCCGTTCTTCATCAGCAGCGGGCATTTCCATTGTTTGGATAGAATTCGAATGGGGCACGGACATCTATAGGGCACGACAGGTCGTGAGCGAACGCATCCCGATGGTACGTGAAAACCTTCCCGAAGGGGTTGGAACACCGACCATGGCGCCAATTTCATCCATCATGGGAGAAATCATGCTCTTAGCGGTGACTTCGGATAGCTTGTCCCCTATGGACCTGCGGACACTTTCCGATTGGACGATACGGCCCCGTCTAAAAGCTATTAGCGGTATCGCCAACGTGGTGGTCATTGGGGGCGAGTACAAACAATATCAGGTGTTTGCCAATCCCGAAAAATTAAAGTATTACAACATAGGTCTTTCGGAATTGGCGGATCATGTAAGGGAAGCCAATGTAAATGCTCCAGGTGGAATCATCAATCAATATGGCAATCAATACGTTATAAAAGGAAGTGGCAGAGCGTATTCGTTGGAAGATTTGGAAGAGGCGGTTGTAAAGGAAATCAATGGAAAATCTGTCAAAATAAAGGATGTGGCCACGGTACAGGTTGGGCCATCCGATAAAATCGGGGATGGTTCATTGAATGGTAATCCATCGGTTATCCTGACCCTATCCAAACAACCTGATGTCAACACGTTAAAGTTGACCGGTCAACTGGACGTCGCCATCGAGGATTTGCAGAAAACCCTCCCTAAAGGTGTGGAAATCAAAAGCCATATTTTCAGGCAAGCGGACTTTATAAAGGCTTCTATCGGAAATCTTAACCAAACGCTTCTGGAAGGGGCTTTCTTTGTGGTCATCGTACTGCTTGTTTTCTTTATGAATTGGCGCACTACCGTCATCTCATTGTTGGCCATACCCATTTCCCTTTTAGTGTCCACCATTATTTTAAAATGGTTGGGCCATACCATCAATACGATGAGCTTGGGAGGTATGGCCATTGCGATTGGAGTGTTGGTGGATGACGCCATTATTGATGTGGAAAATGTGTACAAACGTTTACGGGAAAACGTCCGTAGACCCAAAGATGAAAGACAATCGATGATCAAGGTGGTCAGAGATGCATCCATCGAAATCCGTAGCTCCATTATCATAGCCACGCTGATTATTATTGTATCCTTTGTGCCACTGTTCTTTTTAAGTGGCATGGAAGGTAGGTTATTGAAACCGCTGGGAATTGCATTTGTGACATCCGTATTGACTTCATTGGTGGTGGCGGTAACGGTTACGCCCGTACTTTGTTCCTACCTGCTTGACAATGAAAAATTGCTCAATAAACAGGCCGGGGGCACCAAAGTGGAACAATGGCTGCAAAAACACTATGCCAACTTGTTGGGCAAGGCTATTAAAATTCCGAAAACCATAATTGCCGTAACCGTTTTGGTATTTGTTTTGAGCTTGGCCTTGGCAACCCAATTGGGCAGAAGCTTTTTACCAGAGTTCAACGAAGGCTCATTGGTCATTAGTGTTGTAGGTCCACCGGGAATGTCTTTGGAAGAAAGCAATAAGACAGGGAAGCAGGTGGAAAACCTGCTCTTGGAAATGCCCGAAGTAAGCGTTGTGACACGCAGGACGGGTCGTGCGGAATTGGACGAACATGCACAAGGGGTGAATGCAGCTGAAATTGACGCACCCTTTGTTCTGGAAGGTAAGACCAAAGAGGAATTTTTTGAAGAGGTCCGAAACAAATTGGGCGTTGTTCCCGGTGTGAACATTACACTTGGCCAACCCATCGCCCACCGAATTGACCATATGCTTTCGGGGACAAGGGCCAATATCGCCATCAAAATATTTGGCCCAGACCTGCAACGTTTGTTTGAATTGGGCAAGCAAATAGAGCAGAACATCAGGGTTATTGATGGATTGGCGGACGTGGCGGTCGATCAACAGATTGAGGTACCACAGATACGCATCAGGCCCAAACGTCAGATTTTGGCAGCGTATGGGATGACCATAGGTAATTTGATGGAACAGATCGATATTGCCTATGCAGGAGAAATAGTAGGCAGCATTTACGAAGGGCAACGGTATTTCGACCTAGTGGTGCGCTATGAAAAACCGTTCCGTGATAACATCGAAAAAATCAAAAATACACTTATACATTTGCCCAACAAGGGGCAGACCGTTTTGGGCGAACTGGCGACCATAAGCTCTGTAAGCAGTCCAAATAGCATAGGTCGTGAAGATGTACAACGCAAAATAGTGGTGGCGGCAAACGTACAAGGGAGGGACTTGCGAGGTGCCGTCAATGAAATTGAAGAAGTAGTGAATACCTCCACTAGACTGCCCGAAGGGTACCGTATTCAGTATGGTGGTCAATTCGAGAGTGAATCAAAGGCTTCACAACTTTTGTTGATAACGTCCCTATTGGCCATTGGGGCAATATTTCTGTTGCTGTATTACGAGTTCAAAAATGTAAGACTGGCATTTGTGGTACTGCTCAATCTTCCACTGGCTTTGATTGGCGGAATCCTCATCGTTTTTTTTACTTCGGGAATCGTTAGCATAGCAGCCAAAATTGGTTTTATCAGTCTATTCGGTATAGCTACGCGCAACGGTATTTTATTGGTTTCCCGATATGAGGATCTGTATGCTGAAGGAAAGACAGGGCTTGATCTGATCAGAGTTGGGGCATTGGATAGATTAAACCCGATTCTGATGACCGCCTTTACCACTGGTTTGGCGTTGATTCCTTTAGCGTTGAAAGGAGGCCAACCGGGAAGTGAGATACAAAGCCCAATGGCAGTGGTCATCCTTGGAGGCTTAATTTCAGCTACTGTTTTGAATTTAATGGTAATTCCCTGTATCTATATGATAACAATTAATAGGGCTGAAAATTGA
- a CDS encoding START-like domain-containing protein, with the protein MSDKTKFEMEFVIQSSPQLLYNYISTPSGLSEWFADNVNSRGELFTFIWDGAEENAKLLKRKSDEFVRFAWEENDDSTYFEMRIIVDEITKDVSLFISDFAEEDEMDEVKMLWRNQIADLKQVLGSK; encoded by the coding sequence ATGAGCGATAAAACTAAGTTCGAGATGGAGTTTGTTATACAATCGTCCCCCCAACTGCTCTATAATTACATTTCCACTCCTTCCGGCCTTTCGGAATGGTTTGCGGACAATGTAAATTCAAGGGGTGAACTGTTCACCTTCATTTGGGATGGGGCAGAGGAGAACGCCAAATTGCTCAAGCGAAAAAGTGATGAATTTGTGCGTTTTGCCTGGGAGGAGAATGACGATTCGACCTATTTCGAAATGCGCATTATTGTTGATGAAATCACTAAGGATGTTTCCCTGTTTATCTCCGATTTTGCCGAAGAGGATGAAATGGACGAAGTAAAAATGCTTTGGCGTAATCAAATCGCGGATCTAAAACAGGTTTTGGGATCTAAATAA
- a CDS encoding aminotransferase class IV, whose protein sequence is MVNFNGALLERTSHFLTHTNRGFLFGDVLFEEVRIIHGQIVFWEDHYFRLMASMRILRMEIPMEFTMEFLEEQIGATLESNGLMEKPALVRIAVFRDGGTTLSPKQNKVSFVLDTMALSAPFYTLDENAYEVELFKDYLINDDMLSKLDTNNKTVEVVASIFARENGYSDCILLNTKKHVVGTIWGSIFLVKDGKVKIPPLSDGAKNRVLRKKLYEIIEAIDGFEIEEAVISPFELQKADELFVVDNTTGIQPITQYRKKAYGNKTARNLLGKLNANARLASLK, encoded by the coding sequence ATGGTAAATTTTAACGGGGCGCTTTTGGAACGTACCTCCCATTTTCTTACCCACACCAATAGGGGGTTCTTGTTTGGGGATGTACTTTTTGAGGAAGTACGGATAATCCATGGGCAAATTGTCTTTTGGGAAGACCACTATTTTAGGCTCATGGCCAGTATGCGGATTTTACGTATGGAAATCCCCATGGAGTTTACCATGGAATTTCTGGAAGAACAGATTGGGGCCACCCTTGAGTCCAATGGTTTAATGGAAAAACCGGCCCTGGTGCGTATTGCCGTGTTTCGGGATGGGGGTACCACCCTTTCCCCAAAACAAAACAAAGTGTCTTTTGTCCTGGATACCATGGCGCTTTCTGCCCCGTTTTACACCCTGGATGAAAATGCCTATGAAGTGGAATTGTTCAAGGATTACCTGATCAATGATGATATGCTCTCCAAATTGGATACCAACAATAAAACCGTTGAAGTGGTGGCGAGCATCTTTGCCCGGGAAAATGGCTATTCCGATTGTATCCTCTTGAACACCAAAAAGCATGTAGTGGGAACCATATGGGGCTCAATTTTTTTGGTAAAGGATGGAAAAGTCAAAATACCACCACTATCGGATGGGGCAAAAAATAGGGTTTTACGAAAGAAATTGTATGAAATCATTGAGGCCATTGATGGGTTTGAAATTGAAGAGGCCGTTATTTCCCCCTTTGAACTCCAAAAAGCGGATGAGCTCTTTGTGGTGGACAATACCACGGGCATACAACCCATTACCCAATACAGGAAAAAAGCCTATGGGAACAAGACGGCAAGGAATCTTTTGGGCAAGCTCAATGCAAATGCCAGATTGGCTAGTTTAAAATAG
- a CDS encoding YqgE/AlgH family protein, producing MEIKPKKGKLLIAEPALTGDVSFNRSVVLLAEHNTEGAVGFILNKPLEYDIRDLVSEIKVPLRVFNGGPVEQDNLYFIHKVPHLIDDSVEISDGIYWGGDFEKTVELINNNTITEKDIRFFLGYSGWASLQLDQELVSKSWVVVQNEYQSDIIQKSTTAFWKEKMIELGGEYLIWSNSPENPILN from the coding sequence GTGGAAATTAAACCCAAAAAAGGAAAACTATTGATTGCGGAACCTGCCTTAACGGGGGATGTTTCCTTTAATAGATCCGTTGTCCTTTTGGCGGAACACAACACCGAAGGTGCGGTAGGTTTTATATTGAACAAGCCCTTGGAGTACGACATCCGTGATTTGGTTTCTGAAATAAAGGTGCCCTTGCGGGTTTTTAATGGAGGACCCGTGGAACAGGACAATTTGTACTTCATACACAAAGTACCCCATTTGATAGACGATAGTGTGGAAATTTCGGATGGTATCTATTGGGGAGGGGATTTTGAAAAAACCGTAGAGTTAATCAATAACAATACCATTACGGAAAAGGACATTCGGTTCTTTTTGGGCTATTCCGGATGGGCCTCCCTGCAATTGGACCAGGAATTGGTATCCAAATCATGGGTGGTGGTACAAAATGAGTATCAAAGTGATATCATCCAAAAATCGACCACAGCCTTTTGGAAGGAAAAGATGATTGAACTGGGTGGCGAATATCTGATTTGGTCCAACTCTCCTGAGAATCCTATTTTAAACTAG
- a CDS encoding HU family DNA-binding protein, with amino-acid sequence MNKTELIDAMAADAGITKAAAKKALESFLGNVEGSLKKGNRVSLVGFGSWSVSRRNAREGRNPQTGQTIKIAAKNVVKFKAGSELSDAVN; translated from the coding sequence ATGAACAAAACAGAATTAATCGATGCAATGGCCGCTGACGCTGGCATCACCAAGGCAGCTGCTAAAAAAGCATTGGAATCTTTCTTGGGCAATGTTGAAGGATCACTTAAAAAAGGAAACCGAGTTTCTTTAGTTGGTTTTGGATCATGGTCAGTTTCCAGAAGAAACGCCAGAGAGGGAAGAAACCCACAAACTGGTCAGACTATTAAGATTGCTGCAAAAAATGTTGTGAAGTTTAAGGCGGGTTCTGAGTTAAGCGATGCCGTAAACTAA